The segment AGACCATCAgaaggtggggtgtgtgtgtgtggggggggtgtttcAGGTGACCCAAGTGATAGAAATCCAGGTCCTAGGTTTGGCTGGATCAACCTGAGGTGTGGCCAGAGGCCCAGGGGTCGGGGGCAGGTAGAAGGCATGAGGAGTTCTGTTGTTCTGGTCCAGATGTGCTTGGTTGGCAGTGCTTTGGGTCCCAGTGCTCCAGCCCAGCTGTTTTGTATTGTTGAGGTCCAGCAGAACTGGAGGCACCGGGACCACTGCCGcgtgctgaggggtggggggcggggcggatgCTGTGCCTGGCACCCCGCTCAGGGCTTGAGGGTGTGAGTCCACgcgctgcagccctttgagctgtcccccgagcaccgtcccTGCTTCCCGCACCCCCTCGCCTCCCCTCGGGCCCTCCTCCGCCCCAGGGTGCCCCCCTTCCTCATGGTGCCAGACGCACTTGATAGATTCATGAGCTTTTCTCCCCGCAAGATCCCGAAAGCCGTGGAAACAGATGCCCCAGACTTCCCGCCTGGGAAGGCGTGACCCGGTGCCACCCAGCGGCTCCTGGAGTCGGGCCTGAGCGCCCTGGCACGCGGCCTGGAGGCCCGCCACGTGTTCCCGGGAGCACAGGCGTCTGCCCCGGCCAGCTCCCCACACCCGGCTCTCTCCGGGTCTCTTCTGTGGggtgcacacccccacccccactccgggGCGTCTTTAAATGAAGCCAAGGAAACGCTTTTTGGGCTGAGTCTATTGTCCCCAGCTCACAAACAACTGGGAAAAAGCAGGGGAAGAAGATGTCAGGGTGGCTTTTAAAATACTCCCCTGCGCAGTGACTAATCGCTGGAGAGGGGGAGGCGCGCGTGAGTGTGTGTTCCTGCTGAGCTGGAGCAGGGGCTGGTACACAGCcacggctccctccctccccaccccccagccctcggGTCTGTCCACTCTCCCACCCGAAGGGCCACGTTCCCGGGGCGCCTGTCTGGGTGCCTGCTGCAGGGCCCCAGTAGCGAGCacgggggtggtgctggggggcttgGTGTGTCCTGGGGACCCTTCTGGAAGGGGCAGCGGCGTGTGAGGGCGGCCCTCAAGGTCATCTCCTAGCAGAGAGTCAGGGCAGTGTCGGGGGTCAGCCTTGTCCTCACCGGCATCTCCTGGGAGCGGCGCCCTGAGTTGGCCCcttgtgggtttgtttttgttttttttctttttgggtcacactcagtgatgcccaggggttactctggctctgcacttagcaattactcctggcagtgctctggggaccatatgggatgctgggggaatcTCCACAGAGAGGAAGCCCTGGGCTggacctgggggggaggggcacacacgcaggcacacctGGATAGTGCCCACAGgagctcccccaccccggggcatCTGCTCGGGTGTCCatgcgtgcgtgtgcgcgtgGGTCTGTGTGTGGCGAAGTCTGACACTCCTCGGGCTGTCGCTGTGTCTGGCTGCCCTGTGTCTGGCGGGCCATGTGTGCGCCTTGGCCCACAGCCCCTGGGTTGTCTTTGCAGACTTACAGCCAGCTCGCCGTGCCCATCCAGCAGGCCAAGGCCCTCGGCCTGCAGTTCCACTCCCATGTCCTGGACATTGACAACGTGGACGTAAGCGGCCGTGGGGGCTGGCCCCGTTCCTCCCCAGGGAAGAGGGCTTTGGTGGGAAACATGCAGGACCCTGAGCTCGcgtctgccccgccccccacccacattCTCTCCTGGGGGAAGCAGGCTTGTCACCCTGGTTTGGGGGACCCGGGGTGGGTTCTTTGGACAGCTTCAACTCCAGATCACAATTAGGGGCGAAACTTGTCCAAGTGGCGGGGCTTGGGGCTCCCCACTCCCCCGGAGCCTGGGGGCAGGTGTGGTTTCTGTGGTGGGCGGGATCGTGCGCTGAGCCacgccccttcctctccctcgcCCCCAGCTGGCCATGGGCAAGATGATGGAGCAGGGCCCGGTGCTGATCATCACCTTCCAGGCGCAGCTGGTGATGGTGATCAAGAACCCCAAAGGCGAGGTGGTGGAGGGTGACCCGGTGAGTGCGGGCGCCCCACAcgttccccacacacacacacacacacaccctgtgtgcgtgccccccacccccgctgctcaccagcgccccgcccccccaggacaAGGTGCTGCGCATGCTGTACGTGTGGGCGCTGTGCCGCGACCAGGACGAGCTCAACCCCTACGCCGCCTGGCGCCTCCTGGACATCTCGGCCTCCAGCACCGAGCAGGTCCTCTGAGCGCCGCTGGGACCCCCGGGACCTCCGGGGCCCGGGCCGGATCGCCGCGGGGACAGAGCCCAGCGGGACCAGGCTCGGCGCTGCTCCCCCGGTTCAGCGAGGGCAGCGGCAGAGCCAGCTGGACCTGGACGGGGAGACGGAGGGGCAGCTCCCCACCGCGCCTGCCCCTGACCACCCTTCTGGCCTGGGGgctgctgcagggctggggtgggagggcagacAGTGCCAAGAGCCCCGTTCCAGGGACTCTCCATGGGGGCGggggccccggccctgccccgggaccccctgGTCAGGCCATTTTAGCTCTACTCATTTTTTTAACCAGTGTCCTTACCCTGTACATACGCTTGAGATTTGGAAATAAAGCACAGGCGTGCAGGAAAACGGTGTGGcggtctcgtgtgtgtgtgtgtgtgtgtgtgtgtgtgtgtgtgtgtgtgtgtgtgtgtgtgtgtgtctgggtgggggGGCGACTGAGGCAGGAGGGGGGCCCCCGGAACAGGACCCAGAGGCCCCGCCTGCGGTCTGGGAGGGGCTCCCCGTGCGGAGCTCTGGAGGCTGCGGGTGGAGACCCGTGACAAGccgaggaaggagaaggaggggtcTCTAAGCTTGGGGGATCCGTGGGGCTGCTGGTGGACTTGGAGTGCCAGATTTAGACATTTGGGGGCGGGCCTCGAGGTCCGGGGAAACATCTGAAATCACGCTGGGAGTCTCCGAGGCGCCTGAGGGGGCGGCTGGGCGAGGGGCGCCTCGGCGCGGGGAACTGGCTGGTCCGGGGCGCGGCCCCAAGCCCCTCACGCCGCTCCCCGCGCAGGCTCCGCCCctgccgggccccgcccccgtcgCCATGGGAACAGCCGCGGCGCCCGGCTCCGTCTCCGCCGCTccaggggcgggcggggtgggctgAGCCGGGGCTGAGCCGGGGCCGAGCCGGGGCCGCCAGCGCCGCCCGGGAGAGGCCGGAGGCAGAGCCCGCGGCGGGGCCCGGAGGAAATCGCGGCAGCCGGGCGGTCGGTGCCCGTCCCGCTGGAGGCCAGGGTGAGGGGCGCGCCGGGGGGCCCGGGGCGAGGTCcgtggcggtgggggaggggtcccgGGGACACTCGAGAACAATTGCACCTGTTGTGCGCGGGCCGGACGGGGCTCCGGGCGctcggcgcccccgcccccccagctgcGCGCACGTCCCGAGTCGCGCCCGCGGGTCGGGCAGGGGCGTAGCCCAGGGAGGCGAGCGcgtgctggtgggggctgggggcatgatggtggggggctggggtgcagaggaCGCGCAACCTCATCTCCCTGTCtgtcaccccctcccaccccttccccactcccGGGGCCGGACCCCTCCTCCGCAGGGCGCGCGGCGATGTGAGCCATGAGCGCGGCGTGGACGCTGTCCCCCGAGCCGCTGCCGCCGTCGACGGGGCCCCCGGTGGGCGCGGGCCTGGACGCCGAGCAGCGCACGGTGTTCGCCTTCGTGCTGTGCCTGCTCGTGGTGCTCGTGCTGCTGCTGGTGCGCTGTGTGCGCATCCTGCTCGACCCCTACAGCCGCATGCCCGCCTCGTCCTGGACCGACCACAAGGAGGCGCTCGAGCGCGGCCAGTTCGACTACGCTCTGGTCTAAGGGGCGTGGCGCCCCGGGCCGGcctcccgcaccccaccccaccccaccctgcgggggaggggggcgccgcCAAGCCTCGGCTCctcgcccctctcccccagcccagtGCCCCCGTATCTTCCTCTGGCCAGCCCCCCCCGAGACCCACTTTGTGCCTttgcccctccccacccggcTGACCCCCGACTCTGACGCCCGTCCACTCCCCAGCGTTGTAGGTAGCTCTCGGCTGTGGTCCAGCCCCTGACCATGAGTGCCGTGCCTGTTTCTAGATATGGGAAcccccttttccctttctccctccctccctgtgtgGTGGCCCTCAGCCCCCTGACCCCCCTGCCCCTAAGTGTTAAGCCCCTCCTTGGGCTCCCGCCCGGCGGGGCAGGCCCTCCTGGGTCCCCGGGGAGAGTGTTTGCTTGCCTGTAAGGGCCCCTGTGTCCAGGATGCGTGTGGCGTTCCCCGACCCCCGTCCTGACTCCACTGCCAGTCATTCAGCCCCTCACGGACCCTTCTGCCACTGCCCGCCTTGGGCGCCTTCCCCTTCCGCCCCACTCCCCGCCTCTGATCCCTGGTGATAATAAAAGCTGTTATTGAGCGCTAACGACGTGCTAAGTGCCTGCCTGTTGCTTCCGGGGCTGAAGGTCTGTTGAGGAAGGGGAAGAGCGAAGCGGCCCCAGGTgggcccaccctgccccaggactgggatttgaactcaggtctgaCTCTTGAAGGGTTctggttgttgttttggtttggaggccccacccaggagtgctcagggctctgtgctcagggctgccttctgatggggctcagggactcTATAGAGTACCCGGGTTGAACCGGGTACTCTAtagagtgtgcaaggcaatcttTCTAGTCCCTcgtgtttttttgtgggggcacacctggatgGTGCCCTGGGGCCCCGCCTGGTGGTGTCTTGGGTGCCCGGGTCCCGCATTACGAAAGAGCCTGAGCTCCAGCCCGCTgaattctctctccctttgttctCAGCAGCTGTGGGGGACCGCAGGCGCACCCTGACCCAGGCTTGCAGGGGGGGTGGTGGTTGATGAGTAACTAGCTTCACCCCCACACCAGGCCCAGCGGAGAACCTCCTTTTCTTTCCCGGAATCTGGGGagccggggaggaggggggagtgtCATGGGACAGACTCGGGCTGACACGGAGCTGGGCCGGGGCGCCCTCAGCCGGCCCTTGGCGCCTGTCTCCCAGAACTGGCATGGCCTCCCGGTgctgccctgggcctgccagcCTCAGCCTGGGATCCTGGCCACGGGTCTCCCTGTGCTCGCTCaggtcccctggggtgggggtgccggtGGCCCCACTGCGTAGTGCTGGGGCTGGCGGCGCTACCCGGCGCGGGGAGCGGGAGTGCTTCTATAAAAGGAAGCCTGTGTGTGAGGGTTCCGCCGTGGGCGGACGTGATCCTCCCCAGACAGCCGAGGGCACGGCTGGAGAGGGACCGTGCTGGGAGACCCAGCGGCACCTCTGGAGATTTGGGGTTCTGCCACCCCCCGGGGCTGGC is part of the Sorex araneus isolate mSorAra2 chromosome 2, mSorAra2.pri, whole genome shotgun sequence genome and harbors:
- the CTXN1 gene encoding cortexin-1 translates to MSAAWTLSPEPLPPSTGPPVGAGLDAEQRTVFAFVLCLLVVLVLLLVRCVRILLDPYSRMPASSWTDHKEALERGQFDYALV